One window from the genome of Verrucomicrobiota bacterium encodes:
- a CDS encoding response regulator: MSFQSIYLVEDNQDNSDLFCAFLSDRYNITCFRTGLELLTHLGAGVQRLPDLFVLDISLPGMDGVSLMKRIRGDYLYRDIPVLALTAHAMADDKRRLIQAGFDWYLCKPIMEEELYHVIDGLITKSLT, encoded by the coding sequence ATGAGTTTCCAATCTATCTACCTTGTAGAAGACAATCAGGATAATTCTGACCTGTTTTGTGCATTTTTATCCGATCGATATAATATCACTTGTTTTAGAACCGGATTAGAGCTGCTTACTCATCTGGGTGCTGGAGTTCAACGTCTGCCTGATCTATTTGTTCTTGATATAAGTTTGCCCGGCATGGACGGGGTGAGCCTCATGAAGCGAATACGTGGGGATTATCTTTACAGAGATATCCCGGTTTTAGCCCTTACCGCTCATGCTATGGCTGACGATAAACGTCGTCTGATCCAAGCCGGTTTTGATTGGTATCTCTGCAAACCCATTATGGAAGAAGAACTGTACCATGTTATTGATGGGCTCATCACCAAGTCTCTGACATGA
- the upp gene encoding uracil phosphoribosyltransferase, which yields MPLHIIDHPLARILITQLRNKETSSDAFRTACKRITQMLVIEASRSLNTELKTVSTPMEDTEGCKLADKLTIVPIIRAGISMVEPTLDILPQAVVGYIGLERDEKTAISRSYYRNIPSLKGRKAFIVDPMLATGGSTLKAIDVCIEEGAAEITVISIISAPEGIKAVEGKHPEINIHTASLDRELSSQKYILPGLGDFGDRLYNT from the coding sequence ATGCCACTTCACATTATCGACCACCCTTTAGCTCGAATACTCATCACTCAGTTAAGAAATAAAGAAACATCGAGCGATGCATTCCGGACAGCCTGTAAAAGGATCACCCAGATGCTGGTGATCGAGGCTTCAAGATCTCTCAATACGGAATTAAAGACGGTATCTACCCCGATGGAAGATACGGAAGGATGTAAATTGGCGGATAAGCTGACGATTGTCCCCATCATTCGAGCCGGCATATCCATGGTTGAGCCCACATTGGATATTTTGCCACAAGCCGTCGTTGGTTATATCGGTTTGGAAAGAGATGAAAAGACAGCGATCAGCCGCAGCTACTATCGCAACATCCCTTCATTAAAGGGACGAAAGGCATTTATCGTTGATCCGATGCTGGCTACCGGCGGTTCCACCTTAAAGGCAATCGATGTATGCATCGAAGAAGGCGCAGCGGAAATCACTGTAATTAGTATTATTTCTGCACCTGAAGGGATAAAAGCAGTGGAGGGAAAGCATCCGGAAATAAACATACACACCGCTTCTTTGGATAGAGAATTGAGCAGTCAAAAATATATTCTGCCTGGTTTGGGAGATTTTGGTGATCGACTCTACAATACTTGA
- a CDS encoding SIS domain-containing protein: protein MRSEACEAYLNIADQFKLGSLDTEKTHPLTQKLSKEAKEDLSLAIENLKRVDIEALSRLESYLPAIAKLGADIKETLVEGGKIYLCGCGATGRLSIALEIFCREGLSSIDNKNRFIGFMAGGDVALIKSIENFEDRPEYGKRQLKELGFKNGDLLIGSTEGGETPFVIGATEAASEISERRPWFLYCNPDTQLKRFVERSRRILEDPKIQSQCLAVGPMGLSGSTRMQASTVLMASIGWAIETGGDAVLLSKRYRRFYDTWNAIDLEGLDKITEAEADTYKKGDYVIYRTREYGVTVLTDTTERSPTFSLPPFENEQQAVDTTGWCYLTVPDTGNVQQAWEHVLKRPPRCLEWEGISSFTGYNYILGFYIDGSCLQKRLENNKGSNQYLFDVDANKDQLELSFRGYKWSVNIKHLPFFDQNLILKQVLNIHSTLIMGRLDRFESNLMTYVRASNFKLIDRTIRYVQLLSEYRSKQTPTYEKVAEVLFELKDKLQQDEPAVLRILDSLK, encoded by the coding sequence ATGAGAAGCGAAGCTTGTGAAGCCTACCTCAACATAGCGGACCAATTTAAGCTAGGTTCTCTGGATACGGAGAAAACTCACCCTCTTACCCAAAAGCTTTCAAAAGAAGCCAAAGAAGACTTATCTTTAGCTATTGAAAATCTTAAGCGAGTGGACATCGAAGCACTTTCAAGGCTTGAGTCCTATTTGCCTGCAATTGCAAAACTGGGTGCAGATATCAAGGAAACCTTGGTAGAGGGAGGCAAAATATATCTTTGCGGATGCGGAGCCACTGGAAGACTCTCGATCGCTCTCGAGATTTTTTGCCGGGAAGGACTAAGCTCGATTGATAATAAAAATCGGTTTATCGGATTTATGGCAGGCGGAGATGTTGCTTTAATCAAGTCGATAGAAAATTTCGAAGACCGACCCGAGTACGGTAAGCGGCAATTGAAAGAGTTAGGGTTTAAAAACGGTGATCTGTTAATTGGCTCAACTGAAGGAGGAGAAACCCCGTTCGTAATTGGTGCAACAGAGGCCGCCAGTGAAATATCAGAGAGAAGACCGTGGTTCCTTTACTGCAATCCAGACACTCAGCTTAAGCGTTTTGTCGAACGCTCAAGACGCATACTGGAAGACCCTAAGATCCAATCCCAATGCCTGGCAGTTGGCCCTATGGGATTGTCAGGCAGCACACGGATGCAAGCGAGCACCGTCCTTATGGCAAGTATCGGTTGGGCAATAGAAACCGGAGGAGACGCGGTTCTGCTTTCTAAACGGTACCGACGTTTTTATGATACCTGGAACGCCATCGATTTAGAAGGACTCGACAAAATAACGGAAGCGGAAGCGGATACCTATAAAAAAGGGGATTACGTCATTTACCGTACCAGGGAGTACGGGGTTACCGTGTTAACCGATACAACTGAAAGATCTCCCACTTTCAGCTTACCTCCGTTTGAAAATGAACAACAAGCTGTAGACACAACCGGTTGGTGCTACCTTACCGTGCCAGATACTGGAAATGTTCAGCAAGCGTGGGAGCACGTTCTGAAGAGACCTCCCCGATGCCTTGAATGGGAAGGAATCAGTTCATTCACTGGCTACAATTACATTCTTGGTTTCTATATCGATGGTAGCTGTCTACAAAAACGATTGGAAAACAACAAAGGCTCGAATCAATATCTCTTTGATGTAGATGCTAACAAGGACCAGCTTGAACTAAGTTTCCGGGGCTACAAATGGTCCGTAAATATAAAGCACCTTCCTTTTTTCGACCAAAATTTAATCCTTAAACAGGTGTTGAATATCCATTCGACTCTGATCATGGGTCGACTTGACCGCTTTGAAAGTAACCTGATGACTTACGTCAGAGCCTCAAATTTCAAACTCATAGATAGAACCATACGCTATGTACAACTCCTATCTGAATACCGCTCCAAACAGACCCCGACTTACGAAAAAGTCGCGGAAGTCCTGTTTGAATTAAAAGACAAGCTGCAGCAAGACGAGCCAGCGGTGTTGCGAATTCTCGATTCATTAAAGTAA
- a CDS encoding energy transducer TonB, translating to MNSAKITTMIFGLTLILGNILVSAENLDISPRPINTPSPSFFGHIISSDAYVSVVIEINAKGDVTNAIVKHSSHPDLEKPTLKAVRQWEFEPAFRNGKPVASKIVQPLTFGSSFLTPVDEKAIPLYSPKPELAKKLQDIEGEVGVAVSVDSAGFVTRVKMLYSSDQRLNLPVLKAIRNWKYEPAKRNGRSVSSKQIQPFVFGKNTKYKDNQVQNAAATSISVNPQREDNAALAQLDSDE from the coding sequence ATGAACTCAGCAAAAATAACAACAATGATATTCGGCCTTACGCTGATACTTGGAAATATCCTGGTCTCAGCAGAAAACCTGGACATCAGCCCGCGCCCAATTAACACGCCCAGCCCGAGCTTTTTCGGTCATATCATTTCCTCCGATGCCTACGTTAGTGTGGTCATAGAAATTAACGCCAAAGGAGATGTTACCAATGCCATAGTCAAACACTCTTCTCATCCTGATCTTGAGAAACCGACGTTGAAAGCTGTTAGACAATGGGAATTCGAGCCTGCCTTTAGGAACGGAAAACCAGTGGCCAGTAAAATTGTTCAACCGCTGACTTTTGGATCTTCCTTTTTAACACCCGTAGACGAAAAAGCCATCCCTCTTTATAGCCCAAAGCCCGAGCTTGCGAAAAAGCTACAGGATATTGAAGGCGAAGTTGGAGTAGCGGTTTCTGTTGATTCTGCAGGATTCGTCACCCGGGTTAAAATGCTTTACTCCAGTGACCAACGATTGAATTTGCCAGTTTTGAAAGCTATCCGAAATTGGAAATATGAGCCAGCCAAACGCAATGGCCGTTCAGTGAGTTCTAAACAGATCCAACCTTTTGTTTTTGGGAAAAACACAAAATATAAGGATAACCAGGTCCAAAATGCGGCCGCTACTTCTATTTCGGTTAACCCTCAACGGGAGGATAATGCCGCCTTGGCTCAGCTGGATTCTGACGAATAA
- the metA gene encoding homoserine O-succinyltransferase, translating to MPIKIPDDLPAKQRLKAENIFVMSEHRAMSQDIRPLEVVVLNLMPNKIDTETQLMRLLGNTPIQINITLLTTASYTSKNTSKEHLINFYKTWDEIKHLKFDGLIVTGAPIELLPWEEVAYWDELKQILDWSRTHVWSCFFICWGAQAALHHFYGIEKHELPSKKFGVFTHKKLKSDSILLRGFDDEFLVPVSRHTEVFKEDIEKEEKLEILSESKDSGLYIVRDKSTRRLFVFNHSEYEADSLKNEYDRDVNKNLPIEVPENYFPDNDPSKQPVLSWRAHSYLLYNNWLNYYVYQSTPFDFNKIG from the coding sequence ATGCCCATAAAAATCCCAGACGACCTTCCAGCAAAGCAAAGACTGAAAGCTGAAAACATATTCGTGATGTCCGAACATAGAGCCATGAGCCAGGATATCCGTCCCCTTGAAGTTGTGGTATTGAACCTAATGCCCAATAAGATCGACACGGAAACTCAGCTCATGCGTCTGCTGGGGAATACTCCTATTCAGATTAACATTACTCTCCTAACAACGGCGTCCTATACATCCAAGAATACCAGCAAAGAGCATTTGATCAATTTCTACAAAACCTGGGACGAAATAAAGCACCTAAAGTTCGATGGCTTAATTGTAACAGGTGCGCCGATTGAGTTATTGCCTTGGGAAGAAGTTGCCTATTGGGATGAACTAAAACAAATCCTGGATTGGAGCCGCACCCATGTGTGGTCGTGTTTCTTCATTTGCTGGGGCGCACAGGCTGCATTGCATCACTTTTATGGAATAGAAAAACATGAATTACCGAGTAAAAAATTCGGTGTATTTACCCATAAAAAATTAAAATCTGATTCAATCCTTCTCAGGGGATTTGACGATGAATTCCTGGTTCCGGTGAGTCGTCATACGGAGGTGTTTAAGGAGGACATCGAAAAAGAAGAAAAACTTGAAATCCTCTCTGAATCCAAAGATTCGGGTCTTTATATTGTAAGGGATAAATCAACGCGTCGCTTATTCGTTTTCAACCATTCGGAGTATGAGGCCGACTCTCTAAAGAATGAATACGACCGGGATGTTAACAAAAACCTGCCAATTGAGGTGCCCGAGAACTATTTCCCCGACAATGATCCAAGTAAACAGCCGGTACTGAGTTGGCGTGCCCATTCATACCTGCTGTATAACAATTGGCTTAACTATTACGTGTATCAGTCCACACCTTTCGATTTCAACAAAATTGGTTGA
- a CDS encoding SelT/SelW/SelH family protein gives MKNQIRIEYCSECRFVLRAGWLAQELLFTFGRDLGEVALVPGLGGVFIVSLNGEPIFDRKEVGRFPESKELKQLVRDRIDPTRNLGHSDKL, from the coding sequence ATGAAAAACCAAATACGGATCGAATATTGCAGCGAATGTAGGTTTGTGCTACGCGCAGGCTGGTTGGCCCAGGAGTTACTATTTACCTTTGGTCGAGATTTGGGCGAGGTCGCGTTAGTCCCTGGATTGGGAGGTGTATTTATCGTGAGTTTGAACGGAGAACCAATTTTTGATCGGAAAGAAGTCGGCCGTTTCCCGGAATCCAAAGAATTAAAGCAATTAGTGAGAGATCGGATCGATCCCACTCGTAACCTCGGTCACAGTGACAAGCTGTGA
- the uppS gene encoding polyprenyl diphosphate synthase yields MNSSINKHPTIKHVAIIMDGNGRWANKRGLPRNEGHSQGVQNVEKIVEKAGQLGIRYLTLYAFSAENWQRPKNEVDALMNLLESFLMKQKKQLLEQRIRLHTIGHVNDLPTTVRELLNEVKTDTAHFDENHLILALNYGARNEVVDAVKRYTQAVRLGTEDDNDLDWNTFSNYLDTAEFPDPELVIRTSGEHRLSNFLLMQSAYSEYYFTPVCWPDFGPDLFEEALVNYQNRERRFGRTGEQIREEQSQPLNTNNS; encoded by the coding sequence TTGAATTCTTCTATCAATAAGCACCCAACGATAAAACATGTGGCTATCATCATGGATGGCAATGGCAGGTGGGCAAATAAGCGGGGACTTCCTAGGAATGAAGGCCATAGCCAAGGTGTGCAAAATGTCGAAAAAATTGTAGAGAAGGCAGGCCAGTTAGGCATTCGTTACCTAACCCTGTACGCATTTTCTGCTGAAAATTGGCAACGACCCAAAAACGAAGTAGATGCACTAATGAATCTCCTTGAGTCGTTTTTAATGAAGCAGAAAAAACAGCTGCTGGAACAACGAATTCGTCTGCACACCATAGGTCACGTAAACGATCTGCCAACCACCGTTCGTGAATTATTGAACGAGGTAAAAACAGACACCGCCCATTTTGACGAAAACCATCTAATCTTGGCCCTAAACTACGGGGCCCGAAATGAGGTAGTCGATGCGGTAAAGCGATACACCCAAGCTGTAAGGCTAGGAACTGAAGACGACAACGACTTAGACTGGAATACGTTTTCGAACTACCTGGATACGGCTGAATTTCCGGATCCTGAACTTGTTATAAGGACTTCCGGGGAACATCGACTAAGTAATTTCCTCCTGATGCAAAGCGCCTATTCAGAATACTACTTTACTCCAGTATGTTGGCCAGACTTCGGACCGGATCTGTTTGAGGAAGCACTGGTAAATTATCAGAATCGAGAACGTCGTTTTGGTAGGACTGGTGAACAAATTAGAGAAGAACAGTCCCAACCTTTAAATACCAACAACTCCTAA
- a CDS encoding phosphatidate cytidylyltransferase: protein MGKRIISTILLWSLLLGIIFIGQLTAVVWLISALSIIAQNEIYNMAKKLGWKAYRIYGLVIGGCLPLVTYYEDLLHEYTGGIVDDVTILAIGFTVCALVGIRTREIRDNFQRIGGTFIGILLIPFMMTFYIRIAQLFPNESVGIAVGCWVVLVGKFSDVGGLLFGSWLGKHKFAPKISPGKTWEGFAGGVFTSTVLGFLSVYFLPDYFPGNFHPWVAALCAIPIASMAAFSDLIESVIKRQAEVKDSGKSIPGIGGAFDLMDSLLLSAPVAFILMSFFAPL, encoded by the coding sequence GTGGGAAAACGAATAATCAGTACCATCCTACTTTGGAGCCTGCTTTTAGGCATTATTTTTATCGGCCAATTAACTGCTGTGGTTTGGTTAATTTCAGCTCTTTCCATAATCGCTCAGAATGAAATTTACAACATGGCTAAAAAGCTGGGTTGGAAAGCATACCGAATTTATGGACTTGTGATCGGAGGATGCCTCCCCCTCGTAACTTACTATGAGGATCTTTTGCACGAATATACCGGAGGAATTGTCGACGATGTGACCATTCTAGCCATTGGATTCACAGTATGCGCCCTAGTTGGAATACGAACCCGGGAAATTAGAGATAATTTTCAGCGGATTGGCGGAACCTTCATAGGCATTCTTCTGATACCATTTATGATGACGTTTTATATTCGGATAGCCCAGTTATTCCCAAACGAATCTGTTGGTATTGCAGTTGGATGCTGGGTGGTTTTGGTGGGGAAGTTCTCTGATGTGGGGGGATTACTTTTCGGCAGTTGGCTGGGAAAACATAAATTCGCTCCTAAAATCAGTCCCGGGAAAACGTGGGAAGGTTTTGCAGGCGGCGTATTCACTTCGACCGTTTTGGGTTTTTTGTCGGTGTATTTTCTTCCAGATTATTTTCCAGGAAACTTTCACCCTTGGGTGGCCGCACTTTGCGCGATTCCTATTGCGTCAATGGCAGCGTTTTCAGACTTGATTGAGTCCGTGATCAAGCGTCAAGCCGAAGTCAAGGACAGCGGTAAAAGTATACCCGGCATCGGCGGAGCATTCGATTTGATGGATAGTTTACTCTTGAGCGCGCCGGTCGCGTTCATACTTATGTCATTTTTTGCTCCCCTATGA
- a CDS encoding 1-deoxy-D-xylulose-5-phosphate reductoisomerase, whose amino-acid sequence MSLTPKKLVILGATGSIGDNTLAVLRKHKEKFQLVGVACDRSSKKLADICNEFEVPYAAIYDEKVHSTALAKNLFPSTQLEMGMEGLIKLASLDEADIVLVAVVGTLGLKPALAAVEKGKDLALASKEILVMAGKFFTEAVKKAKVKLLPIDSEHNAIFQCLNGESHQSIKNIILTASGGIFRDRPLDTFDSITPEEATRHPNWSMGRKITVDSATMANKGLEIIEAHWLFGTPAENIKVVIHPTSIIHSLVEFIDGSILAQLSPPSMTFAIQHALLYPERFEKTEPSLNFSEAINLDLSPPDMMRYPCLRLAYEALKVGGVGPAIYNAANEISVEAFLKNQIGFIQIPVIIEKTLEITQFREPHSLEEVLEIDLQARQNASQLIKSLSN is encoded by the coding sequence ATGAGCTTAACTCCCAAGAAGTTAGTCATCCTTGGAGCAACAGGTTCGATTGGAGATAATACTCTGGCGGTACTGAGGAAACATAAAGAGAAATTCCAATTAGTAGGAGTAGCTTGCGATCGATCATCTAAAAAGTTGGCTGACATCTGCAACGAATTTGAAGTCCCCTATGCGGCAATTTACGATGAGAAAGTTCACTCAACAGCTTTAGCAAAAAACCTATTCCCTAGCACACAGCTAGAAATGGGAATGGAAGGCCTGATAAAATTGGCCAGCCTGGATGAAGCCGATATCGTTCTGGTAGCTGTAGTTGGCACATTGGGATTGAAGCCAGCCCTGGCAGCCGTTGAAAAAGGAAAGGACCTAGCCCTAGCAAGCAAAGAGATCCTTGTGATGGCTGGAAAGTTTTTCACAGAGGCCGTAAAAAAAGCCAAAGTAAAATTGTTACCGATAGACAGCGAACATAACGCCATATTTCAGTGCCTGAACGGTGAATCCCACCAATCAATCAAGAACATTATTTTAACGGCTTCAGGTGGAATTTTCAGAGATAGACCACTAGATACATTTGATTCAATAACCCCTGAGGAGGCTACACGTCACCCCAATTGGTCCATGGGAAGAAAGATTACTGTAGATTCGGCGACTATGGCAAATAAAGGCCTCGAGATTATTGAAGCCCATTGGCTGTTTGGAACGCCCGCAGAAAACATTAAAGTCGTGATTCACCCAACGAGTATTATTCACTCTCTGGTGGAATTTATAGACGGCTCCATACTCGCACAATTAAGCCCTCCATCCATGACATTTGCGATCCAACATGCTTTGCTCTACCCAGAAAGATTTGAAAAAACGGAACCAAGTCTAAATTTTTCGGAAGCAATAAACCTCGATCTATCGCCCCCAGATATGATGCGATACCCATGCCTTCGCCTTGCCTACGAAGCACTCAAAGTAGGCGGAGTCGGACCGGCTATTTACAATGCAGCAAATGAAATAAGCGTAGAGGCATTTTTGAAAAATCAGATTGGATTTATCCAAATTCCGGTAATTATAGAAAAAACTCTCGAAATAACACAATTTAGAGAACCTCATTCATTGGAGGAGGTCCTAGAAATCGATCTTCAAGCACGCCAAAACGCCTCACAACTTATAAAATCCCTTTCTAACTAA
- the rseP gene encoding RIP metalloprotease RseP, with translation MEIFSNFKAIVLVIFFFGASIFVHELGHFLTARWRGLKVTRFSIGFGPKLFSWTRGGVEYIVAALPIGGYVALPQLGHMEIIEGEAEPSEAKEVSWTSKVIVLTAGAICNVIFALFLGSVLYFMGGRPVSMYNNITELGAIPETLAISEDTIVPSPAFQAGLKKGDIVRAIDGKSVSKWETIEKRIIMGSKRTSDDKPLSLFSIERNGKLLEFKVLPIIAGQEQIRTVGISPKFPDIPAIVGFVKEGFPAEDAGLLAGDQLMLMDGQTIHSTEQVAQYIKQSPGKEITFIISRGKEKLTKIIEPKIAIINEAGDKSPLIGVEWYMGKKYLKEPPLVLFKSVVVETFETLEKLVNPKSDLGIRHLSGPVGMGRIIYQSAKWDIRMVFWVVVIININLAILNLLPIPVLDGGHIVFATIEKIRGRALPQNLMMSMQGAFMIVLLSLMLYVTFFDGKRILLENSQDKAAEVDQFQPTLESTNPSEDSKIEP, from the coding sequence ATGGAAATTTTTTCCAACTTTAAAGCCATCGTCCTGGTTATTTTTTTCTTCGGTGCATCAATATTCGTTCACGAATTGGGACACTTTCTTACAGCAAGATGGCGTGGACTCAAAGTAACACGGTTTTCGATAGGATTTGGACCAAAGTTGTTTTCATGGACGAGAGGTGGCGTGGAATACATCGTAGCAGCATTGCCCATTGGGGGATATGTCGCCCTACCCCAGCTTGGACACATGGAAATTATTGAAGGTGAAGCAGAACCTAGCGAGGCAAAGGAAGTTTCATGGACATCGAAAGTAATTGTTCTCACAGCAGGGGCAATTTGCAACGTGATTTTCGCACTATTCCTGGGCTCAGTTCTCTATTTTATGGGAGGAAGACCTGTTTCCATGTACAACAATATAACGGAACTTGGGGCAATTCCTGAAACACTGGCAATTTCGGAAGATACTATCGTCCCGAGCCCAGCATTCCAAGCCGGATTGAAAAAAGGAGATATAGTAAGGGCAATCGACGGTAAATCAGTTTCAAAATGGGAAACCATCGAAAAACGTATCATCATGGGTTCCAAAAGAACTTCAGATGATAAACCACTCTCACTATTTTCAATCGAACGGAACGGCAAATTGCTAGAGTTCAAGGTTCTCCCGATCATTGCGGGGCAAGAACAAATAAGAACTGTAGGAATTTCCCCTAAATTCCCAGATATTCCTGCCATTGTTGGATTTGTCAAAGAAGGGTTTCCGGCCGAAGACGCTGGTCTTTTAGCTGGTGATCAGCTGATGCTAATGGATGGTCAGACCATTCATTCAACAGAACAAGTAGCTCAATACATAAAGCAAAGTCCTGGCAAAGAAATCACATTTATCATATCCAGAGGTAAGGAGAAACTTACCAAAATCATTGAACCGAAGATCGCTATTATTAATGAAGCTGGGGATAAATCGCCTCTCATCGGCGTTGAGTGGTATATGGGGAAAAAATACCTAAAAGAACCGCCATTGGTTCTGTTCAAATCGGTGGTTGTTGAAACTTTTGAAACTTTAGAAAAGTTGGTGAATCCAAAATCTGATCTAGGCATTCGACATCTAAGTGGCCCAGTCGGAATGGGCAGAATCATATATCAATCGGCCAAATGGGACATAAGAATGGTTTTTTGGGTAGTAGTAATAATTAATATCAATCTGGCGATTTTGAATCTTCTTCCGATCCCTGTTCTTGACGGAGGACATATTGTTTTTGCAACTATTGAAAAAATCCGTGGCCGGGCATTACCTCAAAATTTAATGATGAGTATGCAAGGCGCATTTATGATAGTTCTTCTTTCATTAATGCTCTATGTCACGTTCTTCGATGGAAAAAGAATTCTCCTAGAAAATAGCCAGGATAAGGCGGCTGAAGTGGACCAATTTCAACCAACTCTGGAATCAACAAATCCAAGCGAAGATTCTAAGATAGAACCATGA